In Microbacterium binotii, one DNA window encodes the following:
- a CDS encoding heme o synthase produces MTTSQGEPASAVRPSMGRTVRAYITLTKPRVLELLLVTTVPVMILAQDGLPNLWLVLATVIGGSLSAGSAAAFNMYLDRDIDAHMQRTVNRPLVTGEVSPRGALIFAWTLAVVSTVWLLLTTNWLAAALSAGAIFFYVVIYTILLKRRTEQNIVWGGIAGCFPVVIGWSAVTGSLSWTPLILFVLIFLWTPPHYWPLSMKYKDQYENVDVPMLGATRSGSQVGLQVILYAWATVACSLLLIPVASMGMVYSVSALVFGGWFLYESHRLYARAVRGTEPRPMRVFHASISYLTLLFVAIAVDPLLPF; encoded by the coding sequence ATGACGACGAGCCAGGGCGAGCCCGCATCCGCCGTCCGTCCTTCGATGGGTCGGACGGTGCGCGCCTACATCACCTTGACGAAGCCGCGCGTGCTCGAGCTCCTGCTCGTGACGACCGTGCCGGTGATGATCCTGGCGCAGGATGGACTGCCGAATCTCTGGCTGGTCCTGGCGACGGTCATCGGCGGATCGCTGAGCGCGGGTTCCGCGGCAGCGTTCAACATGTACCTCGATCGGGACATCGACGCGCACATGCAGCGTACGGTCAATCGGCCTCTCGTGACCGGCGAGGTCTCGCCGCGCGGCGCGCTGATCTTCGCCTGGACCCTGGCGGTCGTGTCGACCGTCTGGCTGCTTCTGACCACGAACTGGCTCGCCGCCGCGTTGTCGGCGGGCGCCATCTTCTTCTACGTCGTCATCTACACGATCCTGCTCAAGCGGCGAACGGAGCAGAACATCGTGTGGGGAGGCATCGCGGGCTGCTTCCCGGTCGTCATCGGCTGGTCCGCCGTCACGGGTTCCCTGTCGTGGACCCCGCTCATCCTCTTCGTCCTGATCTTCCTGTGGACCCCGCCGCACTACTGGCCGCTGTCGATGAAGTACAAGGACCAGTACGAGAACGTCGACGTGCCGATGCTCGGGGCCACCCGGTCCGGCTCCCAGGTCGGGCTGCAGGTGATCCTCTATGCCTGGGCGACCGTGGCCTGTTCGCTGCTGCTGATCCCGGTCGCGTCGATGGGCATGGTCTACTCGGTGTCCGCGCTCGTCTTCGGTGGCTGGTTCCTCTACGAATCGCACCGTCTCTATGCGCGCGCGGTGCGCGGCACCGAACCGCGCCCGATGCGGGTGTTCCACGCATCCATCTCCTATCTGACGCTGCTCTTCGTCGCCATCGCGGTCGATCCCTTGCTGCCGTTCTGA
- the sufB gene encoding Fe-S cluster assembly protein SufB codes for MSDVLIDRPELEGLGVYEFGWHDPDAAGASAKRGLTEAVVRDISALKAEPEWMLKTRLKGFQLFGRKPMPTWGADLSDIDFENIKYFVRSTEKQAQSWEDLPEDIRNTYEKLGIPEAERSRLVAGVAAQYESEVVYHQIQEDLEAQGVIFMDTDTALKEHPEFFEEYFGTVIPAGDNKFAALNTAVWSGGSFVYVPKGVHVEIPLQAYFRINTENMGQFERTLIIADEGSYVHYIEGCTAPIYKSDSLHSAVVEIIVKKNARVRYTTIQNWSNNVYNLVTKRAVAHEGATMEWVDGNIGSKVTMKYPSIYLMGEHAKGETLSVAFAGPGQHQDAGAKMIHMAPYTQSSIVSKSIARGGGRAGYRGEVRVDANAHHSANTVRCDALLVDTISRSDTYPAIDIRVDDVQLGHEATVSKVSEEQLFYLMSRGLAEDEAMAMIVRGFIEPIARELPMEYALELNKLIEMGMEGSVG; via the coding sequence ATGTCGGATGTGCTGATCGACCGCCCGGAGCTCGAAGGTCTGGGGGTGTACGAGTTCGGATGGCATGACCCCGACGCCGCGGGCGCGAGCGCGAAGCGCGGCCTCACCGAAGCCGTGGTGCGCGACATCTCGGCGCTCAAGGCCGAGCCCGAATGGATGCTGAAGACCCGTCTGAAGGGCTTCCAGCTGTTCGGCCGCAAGCCGATGCCGACCTGGGGCGCGGACCTCAGCGACATCGACTTCGAGAACATCAAGTACTTCGTGCGTTCCACGGAGAAGCAGGCGCAGTCCTGGGAGGACCTCCCGGAGGACATCCGCAACACCTACGAGAAGCTCGGCATCCCCGAGGCGGAGCGCTCGCGGCTCGTCGCAGGGGTTGCGGCGCAGTACGAGTCCGAGGTCGTCTACCACCAGATCCAGGAGGATCTGGAAGCCCAGGGTGTGATCTTCATGGACACCGACACGGCGTTGAAGGAGCACCCGGAGTTCTTCGAGGAGTACTTCGGCACCGTCATCCCCGCCGGCGACAACAAGTTCGCGGCGCTCAACACGGCCGTGTGGTCGGGTGGATCGTTCGTCTACGTTCCCAAGGGCGTGCACGTGGAGATCCCGCTGCAGGCGTACTTCCGTATCAACACGGAGAACATGGGCCAGTTCGAGCGGACGCTGATCATCGCCGATGAGGGGTCGTACGTCCACTACATCGAGGGTTGCACGGCGCCCATCTACAAGAGCGATTCGCTGCATTCGGCCGTCGTCGAGATCATCGTGAAGAAGAACGCCCGTGTGCGCTACACCACGATCCAGAACTGGTCGAACAACGTCTACAACCTGGTGACCAAGCGCGCCGTCGCCCATGAGGGCGCCACCATGGAATGGGTCGACGGCAACATCGGCTCGAAGGTCACGATGAAGTACCCCTCGATCTACCTCATGGGGGAGCACGCGAAGGGCGAGACCCTCTCGGTGGCGTTCGCCGGGCCCGGCCAGCACCAGGACGCCGGCGCCAAGATGATCCACATGGCGCCGTACACGCAGTCCTCGATCGTCTCGAAGTCGATCGCGCGCGGCGGCGGGCGTGCCGGCTACCGCGGCGAGGTACGCGTGGACGCGAACGCCCACCACTCGGCCAACACGGTGCGTTGCGACGCGCTCCTAGTCGACACGATCTCGCGCTCTGACACCTACCCGGCCATCGACATCCGCGTCGACGATGTCCAGCTGGGGCACGAGGCGACGGTCTCGAAGGTCAGTGAGGAGCAGCTCTTCTACCTGATGAGCCGGGGGCTCGCGGAAGACGAGGCCATGGCCATGATCGTGCGCGGGTTCATCGAGCCCATCGCGCGAGAGCTGCCGATGGAGTACGCACTGGAGTTGAACAAGCTCATCGAGATGGGCATGGAAGGCAGCGTCGGATGA
- a CDS encoding COX15/CtaA family protein: MPARTVLPTSDRVSGGSGIVVRRPLRALAWLSFLTEVIIIGTGGAVRLTGSGLGCSEWPLCTPDSLVPLPEQGIHGVIEFGNRTMTGVVGIVAVAVVLLTLFAIAGRPAVMRALAFAGGGILLAVPAYALAAALDLPAFGFASGALLVAVIAAAIDAGRRLPRRRDLSTLAWIVLAGVMAQAVVGGFAVLTDLNPFLVGFHYTCSLLLVCVAAAYLVRLDATAGPRERVVPRWFQMGTHATGLVLAVTILFGVLTTGSGPHSGDANVIRDGFDATILAHIHAWPGYVLAALVLALTISAWVLRLPPRRWLLVLVIAIAVQVTVGVWQAREGLPELLVGIHMVLASLSAAAYTVVVLHLKRPVAQEDSSADA; the protein is encoded by the coding sequence ATGCCCGCTCGCACCGTTCTGCCCACATCCGATCGCGTCTCGGGGGGGTCCGGGATCGTGGTGCGACGACCACTGCGCGCCCTTGCGTGGCTCTCGTTCCTGACTGAGGTCATCATCATCGGGACCGGCGGAGCGGTGCGGCTGACCGGGTCGGGGCTGGGGTGCTCGGAGTGGCCGCTGTGCACACCGGACTCCCTCGTCCCCCTGCCCGAGCAGGGCATCCATGGCGTCATCGAGTTCGGCAACCGGACCATGACGGGTGTCGTGGGAATCGTCGCGGTGGCCGTGGTCCTGCTGACGCTCTTCGCGATCGCGGGTCGCCCCGCCGTGATGCGCGCACTCGCGTTCGCCGGCGGAGGGATCCTCCTCGCGGTCCCCGCCTACGCGCTGGCGGCAGCACTTGACCTGCCGGCCTTCGGTTTCGCCTCGGGTGCGCTCCTGGTCGCCGTCATCGCCGCGGCGATCGACGCCGGGCGACGACTTCCTCGACGTCGAGACCTCTCGACGCTCGCATGGATCGTTCTGGCGGGAGTGATGGCGCAGGCCGTCGTGGGCGGGTTCGCGGTGCTCACCGATCTGAACCCCTTCCTCGTGGGGTTCCACTACACGTGCTCCTTGCTGTTGGTGTGCGTCGCTGCGGCGTACCTGGTGCGACTCGACGCGACCGCGGGCCCGCGCGAGCGCGTCGTGCCCCGGTGGTTCCAGATGGGAACGCACGCAACCGGGTTGGTGCTGGCCGTGACGATCCTCTTCGGCGTGCTCACCACGGGCTCGGGACCCCACTCGGGCGACGCCAACGTGATCCGCGACGGATTCGACGCGACGATCCTCGCCCACATCCACGCCTGGCCCGGCTACGTTCTCGCGGCGCTCGTACTCGCGCTCACGATCAGCGCCTGGGTGCTGCGGCTCCCCCCGCGGCGCTGGCTCCTCGTGCTCGTCATCGCCATCGCCGTGCAGGTGACCGTCGGAGTGTGGCAGGCGCGCGAGGGACTCCCCGAGCTCCTCGTAGGCATCCACATGGTCCTCGCCTCACTCTCCGCGGCTGCCTACACGGTCGTCGTCCTTCACCTGAAGAGGCCGGTCGCACAGGAGGATTCCTCAGCAGACGCATAG
- a CDS encoding non-heme iron oxygenase ferredoxin subunit, with the protein MSATRVCALSELQQDEARRVEIDGVPMAVVLDGNGEVHAIGDTCTHGDISLSDGFVEGDTLECWAHGSAFSLRTGKPLNLPAYEPVPVYEVTIEGDDVLIDPAVTKNVD; encoded by the coding sequence GTGAGCGCGACACGCGTGTGCGCTCTGAGCGAGCTGCAGCAGGACGAAGCCCGTCGCGTCGAGATCGACGGTGTACCCATGGCGGTCGTGCTCGACGGCAACGGCGAGGTGCACGCGATCGGCGACACCTGCACGCACGGTGACATCTCGCTCTCGGACGGATTCGTGGAGGGGGACACGCTGGAGTGCTGGGCGCACGGATCCGCGTTCTCGCTGCGTACCGGAAAGCCCCTGAACCTGCCGGCCTACGAGCCGGTGCCCGTATACGAAGTCACGATCGAGGGAGACGATGTTCTGATCGATCCCGCCGTGACCAAGAACGTCGACTGA
- the tkt gene encoding transketolase, translating into MADLRWDEIDARAVDTARILAADAVEKVGNGHPGTAMSLAPAAYLLYQRVLRHDPADPHWIGRDRFILSVGHSSLTQYVQLYLGGFGLELNDLESLRTWGSLTPGHPEYGHTKGVEITTGPLGQGLASSVGFAYAARYERGLFDPEAPAGTSPFDHFVYVIAGDGDLQEGVTSEASSLAGHQQLGNLVVIYDSNQISIEDDTNVAFTEDVAARYEAYGWQVQTVDWKKTGQYVEDVAELYAAIERAKGETDKPSLIILKTIIGWPSPGKQNSGKIHGAALGADELAATKKVLGFDPEENFAVADDVIAHTRELVKRGEEAKAEWQQAFDAWAAANPERKALLDRLEARELPADIADALPIFEAGKDVSTRAASGQVINALAAKLPELWGGSADLAESNLTTIKDARSFIPKEWSTHEWTGSPYGRVLHFGIREHAMGAILNGIVLHGPTRPFGGTFLIFSDYMRPPVRLAALMNIPTVFVWTHDSVALGEDGPTHQPIEQLATLRAIPNFSMVRPADANETAVVWLEMLRRTAGPSGIALTRQNIPVFERGDGAASGDVFASADNAVKGAYVLAEAPGGTPDVLLIATGSEVQLAVEARATLAQEGVSARVVSVPSLEWFAEQDAEYRESVLPSSVKARVSVEAGSALTWQGIVGDAGRSVAIEHFGASADYKTLFQKFGITTEAVVTAARESIAAAAE; encoded by the coding sequence GTGGCCGATTTGCGTTGGGATGAGATTGATGCACGCGCCGTGGACACGGCCCGCATCCTCGCGGCGGATGCAGTGGAGAAGGTGGGCAACGGTCATCCCGGCACCGCGATGAGCCTCGCCCCCGCCGCCTACCTGCTCTACCAGCGGGTGCTGCGCCACGATCCCGCCGACCCGCACTGGATCGGCCGCGACCGTTTCATCCTCTCCGTGGGGCACTCCTCGCTCACGCAGTACGTGCAGCTGTACCTCGGCGGATTCGGTCTCGAGCTGAACGACCTCGAGTCGCTGCGCACGTGGGGATCGTTGACTCCGGGGCACCCGGAGTACGGCCACACCAAGGGCGTCGAGATCACGACGGGCCCGCTGGGTCAGGGTCTCGCGTCCTCCGTCGGCTTCGCCTACGCCGCCCGTTACGAGCGCGGCCTGTTCGACCCCGAGGCACCGGCAGGCACCTCTCCCTTCGACCACTTCGTCTATGTGATCGCCGGAGACGGAGACCTGCAGGAAGGCGTGACGAGCGAGGCTTCCTCACTCGCCGGACACCAGCAGCTCGGCAACCTCGTCGTGATCTACGACTCCAACCAGATCTCCATCGAGGACGACACCAACGTCGCCTTCACAGAGGACGTCGCCGCGCGCTACGAGGCCTACGGGTGGCAGGTCCAGACCGTGGACTGGAAGAAGACGGGCCAGTACGTCGAGGACGTCGCCGAGCTCTACGCCGCCATCGAGCGCGCGAAGGGCGAGACCGACAAGCCGTCGCTGATCATCCTCAAGACGATCATCGGCTGGCCCTCGCCCGGCAAGCAGAACAGCGGCAAGATCCACGGCGCAGCGCTGGGTGCCGATGAGCTGGCCGCCACCAAGAAGGTCCTCGGGTTCGATCCGGAGGAGAACTTCGCCGTGGCCGACGACGTCATCGCCCACACGCGCGAGCTCGTGAAGCGCGGTGAGGAGGCGAAGGCCGAGTGGCAGCAGGCGTTCGACGCCTGGGCCGCCGCCAACCCTGAGCGCAAGGCGCTTCTCGACCGCCTCGAGGCACGGGAGCTCCCCGCCGACATCGCCGACGCCCTCCCGATCTTCGAAGCGGGCAAGGACGTCTCCACCCGCGCCGCCAGCGGCCAGGTCATCAACGCCCTCGCCGCGAAGCTGCCCGAACTCTGGGGCGGTTCGGCCGACCTGGCCGAGTCGAACCTCACCACGATCAAGGATGCGCGCTCGTTCATCCCGAAGGAGTGGTCGACGCACGAGTGGACCGGCTCGCCCTACGGCCGCGTCCTGCACTTCGGCATCCGCGAGCACGCCATGGGTGCGATCCTCAACGGCATCGTGCTGCACGGACCGACGCGTCCGTTCGGCGGTACGTTCTTGATCTTCAGTGACTACATGCGCCCGCCCGTGCGGCTGGCCGCGCTGATGAACATCCCGACGGTCTTCGTCTGGACGCACGACTCGGTCGCCCTCGGCGAGGACGGACCCACCCACCAGCCGATCGAGCAGCTGGCGACGCTGCGCGCCATCCCGAACTTCTCGATGGTCCGCCCCGCCGACGCTAACGAGACCGCCGTCGTCTGGCTCGAGATGCTGCGCCGCACGGCGGGCCCCTCGGGTATCGCGCTGACCCGCCAGAACATCCCGGTGTTCGAGCGCGGTGACGGTGCCGCATCCGGCGATGTCTTCGCCTCGGCGGACAACGCCGTCAAGGGCGCCTACGTTCTGGCCGAGGCTCCCGGCGGCACCCCCGACGTGCTGCTGATCGCCACCGGTTCGGAAGTGCAGCTGGCCGTCGAGGCCCGCGCGACTCTCGCCCAGGAGGGCGTCTCGGCGCGTGTCGTCTCGGTGCCTTCGCTCGAGTGGTTCGCCGAGCAGGACGCCGAGTACCGTGAATCCGTCCTGCCGTCTTCTGTGAAGGCGCGCGTGTCGGTCGAGGCCGGCTCCGCACTCACCTGGCAGGGAATCGTGGGCGACGCCGGTCGCTCGGTGGCCATCGAGCACTTCGGTGCCTCCGCTGACTACAAGACGCTGTTCCAGAAGTTCGGGATCACCACCGAAGCCGTCGTCACCGCCGCCCGCGAGTCCATCGCCGCGGCAGCCGAGTAA
- a CDS encoding dinucleotide-utilizing enzyme, with protein MTTRPRLSRSIPFWGLIAGSAAAVGFGAWLTIDKISIMTSTLTDGSATGVEVYAGQAWALFGAVIAGAGLVGLVAALALGAARSLVAPKVDVVETITWQDEAEPSDAETASDVPADPAASSEPQSDVPASAEQPITR; from the coding sequence ATGACGACCCGTCCCCGCCTGTCCCGCAGCATCCCGTTCTGGGGGCTCATCGCAGGCTCCGCCGCCGCCGTCGGCTTCGGTGCCTGGCTCACGATCGACAAGATCTCGATCATGACCTCCACCCTCACCGACGGCAGTGCGACCGGCGTCGAGGTGTACGCCGGCCAGGCGTGGGCCCTGTTCGGTGCCGTCATCGCCGGCGCGGGCCTCGTCGGCCTCGTCGCCGCTCTGGCGCTCGGCGCGGCACGCAGTCTCGTCGCCCCGAAGGTCGACGTCGTCGAGACCATCACGTGGCAGGACGAGGCAGAGCCGTCGGATGCCGAGACGGCATCCGACGTCCCCGCAGACCCCGCTGCGTCATCCGAGCCGCAGAGCGACGTCCCGGCATCCGCGGAGCAGCCGATCACTCGCTGA
- the sufD gene encoding Fe-S cluster assembly protein SufD: MSPQAEAPVVETAKGHIDPAAAFVPVQTRSERPRANEVSFFEAPTGREVNWKHTPIDRIRGLLEDVAGDAGAVAVSVTGPLAAAGLSAGQAPRGEVFTAEDLSAAIAWERSAEALYLSIPAGTELSEPVVVDLRGAGGRAHTHLVIEAQPNARGTVLLRHAGVAQLAENVEIIVRDGAGLTLVTLQEWDDEAVHVAAHQARVDRDASLRHVVVSFGGGVVRVNPNVELAGTGARGELYGLSFADAGQHLESQVYLHHKGAQTVGDVLYKGALQGDTAHSVWIGDVLIGPDAVGTDSYEANRNLVLTDGARADSIPNLEIETGDIRGAGHASATGRFDDEQLFYLQARGIDAEQARRLVVLGFLMEIVQKIGIAELEERLVGAIESELAGEKR, translated from the coding sequence ATGAGCCCCCAGGCCGAAGCCCCCGTGGTCGAGACCGCGAAGGGGCACATCGACCCTGCCGCTGCGTTCGTGCCGGTGCAGACCCGCTCGGAGCGCCCCCGAGCGAACGAGGTGTCGTTCTTCGAGGCTCCGACCGGCCGTGAGGTGAACTGGAAGCACACCCCGATCGACCGCATCCGTGGTCTTCTCGAAGATGTCGCGGGCGACGCCGGTGCGGTGGCGGTCTCCGTGACCGGGCCGCTGGCTGCGGCGGGTCTGTCCGCAGGCCAGGCGCCGCGCGGCGAGGTGTTCACCGCGGAGGATCTCAGTGCGGCGATCGCCTGGGAGCGTTCCGCCGAGGCGCTGTATCTCAGCATCCCCGCGGGCACGGAACTGAGTGAGCCCGTTGTCGTGGACCTCCGCGGTGCCGGCGGCCGCGCGCACACGCATCTCGTGATCGAGGCGCAGCCCAACGCGCGCGGCACGGTTCTCCTGCGCCATGCGGGTGTCGCACAGCTCGCCGAGAACGTGGAGATCATCGTTCGAGACGGAGCCGGCCTCACGCTCGTGACGCTTCAGGAGTGGGACGACGAAGCGGTGCACGTGGCGGCGCATCAGGCACGTGTCGATCGGGACGCGAGCCTGCGTCATGTCGTGGTCTCGTTCGGCGGCGGCGTGGTCCGCGTCAACCCGAACGTGGAGCTCGCCGGCACAGGCGCGCGCGGCGAGCTGTACGGTCTTTCCTTCGCGGACGCCGGCCAGCATCTCGAGAGCCAGGTGTACCTGCACCACAAGGGTGCGCAGACCGTCGGCGACGTGCTCTACAAGGGCGCACTGCAGGGCGATACCGCCCACTCCGTCTGGATCGGCGATGTGCTGATCGGGCCGGATGCGGTCGGCACCGACTCCTACGAGGCCAATCGCAACCTGGTGCTCACCGATGGAGCCAGGGCCGATTCCATCCCGAACCTCGAGATCGAGACGGGCGACATCCGCGGGGCGGGACACGCGAGCGCGACCGGTCGTTTCGACGACGAGCAGTTGTTCTACCTGCAGGCGCGCGGCATCGACGCGGAGCAGGCGCGGCGGCTGGTCGTGCTCGGCTTCCTCATGGAGATCGTGCAGAAGATCGGTATCGCGGAGCTCGAGGAACGTCTCGTCGGTGCGATCGAGTCCGAGCTCGCGGGGGAGAAGCGGTGA
- the sufC gene encoding Fe-S cluster assembly ATPase SufC, with protein MSVLEIRDLHVTVETDEGTTPILNGVTLTIRTGETHAIMGPNGSGKSTLAYTIAGHPKYTVTGGSITLDGEDVLEMSVDERARAGLFLAMQYPVEVPGITVTNFLRTAKTAIDGEAPAIRTWTKDVKAAMSNLRMDAKFAQRNVNEGFSGGEKKRHEILQLELLKPKVAILDETDSGLDVDALKIVSEGVNRAKAETDLGVLLITHYTRILNYIRPDFVHVLVNGRVAEEGGPELAERLENEGYDRFLEPGVQAGA; from the coding sequence ATGTCTGTGCTCGAGATCCGCGACCTCCACGTGACGGTCGAGACCGATGAGGGGACCACCCCCATCCTGAACGGCGTCACCCTGACGATCCGCACCGGTGAGACCCACGCCATCATGGGGCCGAACGGGTCGGGCAAGTCGACGCTCGCCTACACGATCGCCGGACACCCGAAGTACACCGTGACCGGTGGCTCGATCACCCTCGACGGCGAGGACGTCCTCGAGATGAGCGTCGACGAGCGCGCACGCGCGGGCCTGTTCCTCGCGATGCAGTATCCCGTCGAGGTCCCGGGGATCACCGTGACCAACTTCCTGCGGACGGCCAAGACCGCGATCGACGGCGAGGCTCCCGCCATCCGCACGTGGACCAAGGACGTCAAGGCGGCCATGAGCAACCTGCGCATGGACGCGAAGTTCGCCCAGCGCAACGTCAACGAGGGCTTCTCGGGCGGCGAGAAGAAGCGTCACGAGATCCTCCAGCTCGAGCTGCTCAAGCCGAAGGTCGCGATCCTCGACGAGACCGACTCCGGCCTCGACGTCGACGCGCTGAAGATCGTCTCCGAGGGTGTGAACCGCGCGAAGGCGGAGACCGACCTCGGTGTTCTGCTCATCACGCACTACACCCGCATCCTCAACTACATCCGCCCCGACTTCGTGCACGTGCTCGTCAACGGCCGCGTCGCGGAAGAGGGCGG